One genomic region from Henningerozyma blattae CBS 6284 chromosome 2, complete genome encodes:
- the YHI9 gene encoding Yhi9p: MTLKLPFKQMDVFTNTRFKGNPVAVVNCLNIDESEISDEQMQSIATWTNLSETTFLFKPTLRECTYKLKIFTPANELPFAGHPTLGSCKAFLQFTNGNEIKNVIKQECGVGIVNLTVDDGKISFVSSSNTFEPINDQIVEEIRCCLDTQFIDTPLLLHTGPEWIVCHVKDAQTCIDLKPDYQRLRNITKKYGYTGVIVGGAKNNSNIKEKLSYEMRAFAPGIDVPEDPVCGSGSIALIAYLQGLYKFQTPMNVDITQGQCVSRKGEIYSSISFDEKGIAIFSSGGSALCIIDGTINI; the protein is encoded by the coding sequence ATGACTTTAAAATTACCTTTCAAGCAAATGGATGTATTTACAAATACTCGCTTTAAAGGCAATCCAGTGGCAGTTGtaaattgtttaaatattgacGAATCTGAAATATCTGATGAGCAAATGCAATCAATTGCTACATGGACTAACCTTTCAGAAACAACCTTTCTCTTTAAGCCTACTTTACGCGAATGTACCTATAAGTTGAAAATTTTCACTCCAGCTAATGAATTACCCTTTGCTGGTCATCCAACATTAGGATCGTGTAAAGCTTTTCTACAATTCACTAATggtaatgaaattaaaaatgttatTAAACAAGAATGTGGCGTCGGAATTGTTAATTTAACAGTCGATGATGGCAAGATTTCCTTTGTGTCTTCTTCTAATACTTTTGAACCAATCAATGACCAAATAgttgaagaaattagatGTTGCCTAGATACTCAATTTATTGACACACCTCTGTTATTACATACAGGCCCTGAATGGATTGTTTGCCATGTTAAAGACGCACAAACTTGTATTGATCTCAAACCAGATTACCAGagattaagaaatataacaaaaaaatacgGTTATACAGGTGTGATTGTTGGTGGTGCAAAAAACAATAGTAACATCAAAGAAAAACTATCTTATGAAATGAGGGCATTCGCTCCAGGGATTGATGTTCCTGAAGATCCAGTATGTGGTAGTGGATCGATTGCTTTAATAGCTTATTTGCAAGGGTTATATAAATTCCAAACCCCAATGAACGTTGATATTACACAAGGCCAATGTGTTTCAAGAAAAGGTGAGATTTATTCCTCTATTTCATTTGATGAGAAGGGTATTGCTATCTTTTCTTCCGGTGGCTCTGCTCTATGTATCATCGATGGTACAATTAATATCTAA
- the RIB1 gene encoding GTP cyclohydrolase II (similar to Saccharomyces cerevisiae RIB1 (YBL033C); ancestral locus Anc_3.319) has protein sequence MTNQLPVVQCVARARIPTTKNGPDIFLHLYANDRDNKEHLAIVFGEDIRSRSLFKQRPNDNQQSRMIRGAYVGKLYPGRTEADYDDRLNMKLEFDPVTGDLLVDHDHKTVWDPENNTLVRIHSECYTGENAWSARCDCGEQFDRAGELISSEFDSQFPKVKGGNGHGVIVYLRQEGRGIGLGEKLKAYNLQDLGADTVQANLLLKHPADGRDFSIGKSILIDLGIQNIRLLTNNPDKISTVTYPPYLNCIERVPMIPINWTDESKGIHSKEIDGYLRTKVERMGHLLSQPLKLHSETSTLHAHAHAHDQTTLPLVQ, from the coding sequence ATGACTAACCAATTACCTGTAGTGCAATGTGTGGCTAGAGCTCGTATCCCAACTACCAAGAACGGCCCAGATATTTTCTTACATTTATATGCCAACGACAGAGATAACAAGGAACATCTTGCTATTGTCTTTGGTGAAGATATCAGGTCGAGATCGCTTTTCAAACAACGTCCCAACGATAACCAACAATCTAGAATGATTAGAGGTGCTTATGTTGGTAAGTTGTATCCAGGTCGTACCGAGGCTGATTATGATGATAGATTGAATATGAAGTTGGAGTTTGACCCGGTGACCGGTGACTTACTGGTGGATCACGACCATAAGACCGTTTGGGATCctgaaaataatactttGGTTAGAATCCATTCGGAATGTTATACTGGTGAAAACGCCTGGTCTGCTCGTTGTGATTGTGGTGAACAATTCGATAGAGCCGGTGAATTGATCTCTTCTGAATTCGACTCCCAATTCCCCAAAGTCAAAGGTGGTAACGGTCATGGTGTGATTGTTTACCTAAGACAAGAGGGTCGTGGGATCGGTCTAGGTGAGAAGTTGAAGGCTtataatttacaagatTTAGGTGCTGACACTGTCCAGGCCAATCTTTTATTGAAACATCCAGCCGACGGTAGAGATTTCTCTATTGGGAAATCCATACTGATTGATTTGGGGATCCAAAACATCAGATTGTTGACCAATAACCCAGACAAGATCTCTACGGTGACTTACCCACcttatttgaattgtaTAGAAAGAGTTCCAATGATTCCAATCAATTGGACTGATGAATCCAAGGGGATCCATTCTAAAGAAATCGATGGGTATCTAAGGACAAAGGTGGAAAGAATGGGTCATTTGCTATCGCAACCTTTAAAACTACATTCAGAAACTTCTACACTACATGCTCATGCTCATGCTCATGACCAAACAACTTTGCCTTTAGTCCAATAA
- the ALO1 gene encoding D-arabinono-1,4-lactone oxidase (similar to Saccharomyces cerevisiae ALO1 (YML086C); ancestral locus Anc_8.861), which translates to MQRDLSSLATLPKRDFLFQNWAKIYSITPQLYFQPNSIEEIISIVNSARKEKKSIVTIGSGHSPSNICMTNEWIINLDNLNKIHDLKPNLNENYADVEVDAGVTIEELSKHLKRTGYDIQNLGSISAQTIAGIISTGTHGSSPYHGLISSQYVNLTIVNGKGEVVFLDSENNTDIFRAALCSLGKIGIIVRATIRLVPKFNIKSTEEIISLDNLIEKWDNIWTSSEFIRIWWYPYTKKCILWRGEKTLEDATGQPSSWWGTKLGRFFYESLLWVSVKIYPSLTPFIERFVFNRQYGHLEKTNKFNKNQHITTSIDGFNMDCLFSQFVDEWACPLNDGPEILRSLNHYILQAANNKEFFVHVPIEVRCSNTTLPDTQPDTSRRTATSPGPVYGNILRPYLDNTPLNCKYSPLDSVTNNQLTLYINITIYRPFGTNPPIRNWFTLFEETMAAAGGKPHWAKNFLGSTTFVEEPYRQESEYDDFDMRGMAKKIRKWYGKDLQKFKEIRRDQDPNNIFVANKEWAISNGIIDTDELA; encoded by the coding sequence ATGCAGAGAGATTTATCTTCTTTAGCGACTCTACCGAAAAgagattttctttttcaaaattgggcaaaaatatattctataACACCACAATTATATTTCCAGCCAAATtctattgaagaaattatatcCATTGTCAATTCTGCCAggaaagagaaaaaaagtatCGTTACTATCGGATCTGGCCATTCTCCAAGTAATATTTGTATGACCAATGAATGGATTATCAATttggataatttaaataaaattcacGACTTGAAAcctaatttaaatgaaaattatgCAGATGTTGAAGTTGATGCAGGTGTGACAATTGAAGAGTTATCAAAACATTTAAAGAGAACAGGGTatgatattcaaaatttaggTTCAATTTCTGCTCAAACCATAGCAGGCATTATTTCTACTGGTACTCATGGATCATCTCCATATCATGGACTTATTTCATCACAATATGTTAATTTAACCATTGTAAATGGTAAAGGTGAAGTTGTATTTTTAGattctgaaaataatactgATATTTTCAGAGCTGCATTATGTTCTTTAGGTAAAATCGGTATTATCGTTAGAGCCACTATTAGACTTGtaccaaaatttaatattaaatctaCTGAGGAGATAATATCgttagataatttaattgaaaaatgggATAATATTTGGACATCTTctgaatttattagaatttggTGGTATCCATATACTAAAAAATGTATTCTTTGGAGAGGTGAAAAGACTTTAGAAGACGCTACTGGTCAACCTTCATCATGGTGGGGTACAAAATTGGGGAGATTTTTCTATGAATCATTATTGTGGGTATCTGTTAAAATATATCCTTCTTTGACTCCatttattgaaagatttGTATTTAATAGACAATATGGCCATTTAGAGAAAACtaacaaatttaataaaaatcaacATATCACCACTTCCATTGATGGGTTTAATATGGattgtttattttctcAATTTGTTGATGAATGGGCATGTCCATTAAATGATGGTCCTGAAATCTTACGTtcattaaatcattatattttacaagctgcaaataataaagaatttttcgTTCATGTTCCAATTGAAGTACGTTGTTCCAACACAACATTACCCGATACTCAACCAGATACTTCCAGAAGAACTGCAACTTCTCCAGGTCCTGTCTATGGTAACATTCTACGTCCATATTTGGATAATACTCCATtgaattgtaaatattctCCATTAGATAGTGTCACAAACAACCAACTAACACTATACATTAATATCACCATCTATAGACCTTTTGGAACAAACCCACCTATTAGAAATTGGTTTAccttatttgaagaaacaATGGCAGCAGCTGGTGGTAAACCTCATTGGGCCAAAAATTTCTTGGGATCAACAACGTTTGTAGAAGAACCATACAGACAAGAGTCCGAATACGACGATTTCGACATGAGAGGCATGGCTAAGAAAATTAGAAAGTGGTATGGTAaagatttacaaaaattcaaagaaaTCAGAAGAGATCAAGAtcctaataatatatttgtgGCCAATAAAGAATGGGCTATTTCCAATGGTATAATTGATACTGACGAATTagcataa
- the TBLA0B03000 gene encoding uncharacterized protein, protein MTDINPPFTSSEPVTPATSNFVPTIHLSHYTGPTPRFRSFSNLKLTEHEENELVDSILVLDFTVPLSTILGLNKRIITLLISHIKPIKHATEGPHNNPSNTATDPTPPSAMSINMVMINALSASPEKDNDQLLLENTRSAGPLLYVPIEINNQRISNCLIDAESKVNIISTTISDVLKLPLIPTQHTGWRYNGLNTFFDYKTNILFKMDSTTFTATFYVFPHLDTCQALLCSALLTSYGIFTHSRLEPNLGIQQFNIYYTVPFTTDRRRFSIPLIVPEEANFLDPNLRLNSTLEQLSTSSLDTTATDLTIPCIRYYCLFCTTYFFQS, encoded by the coding sequence ATGACTGACATCAACCCTCCATTCACCTCTTCCGAGCCTGTTACTCCAGCCACCAGCAATTTTGTCCCCACTATCCATCTATCCCATTATACTGGACCAACCCCTCGGTTCAGAAGCTTCAGCAACCTCAAACTCACTGAACATGAAGAAAATGAGCTTGTTGATTCTATCCTTGTGCTTGACTTTACTGTTCCCCTTTCAACTATCCTTGGTCTTAACAAAAGGATCATCACGTTACTAATCTCTCACATCAAACCCATCAAACACGCAACCGAAGGTCCTCACAACAACCCCTCAAATACTGCTACAGACCCCACACCACCATCCGCCATGTCCATTAACATGGTAATGATCAATGCCCTATCAGCATCTCCTGAAAAAGACAATGATCAACTACTTCTCGAAAACACGAGGTCTGCTGGTCCTCTACTCTATGTCCCTATTGAAATCAACAACCAACGAATCTCTAACTGTCTCATCGACGCAGAAAGTAAAGTAAACATTATCTCTACTACCATTTCAGACGTTCTCAAGCTCCCACTTATCCCCACCCAACATACTGGCTGGAGATACAATGGGCTAAATACATTCTTTGACTACAAAACTAACATCCTTTTCAAAATGGACTCAACCACTTTCACTGCAACATTTTACGTTTTTCCCCATCTAGACACGTGCCAAGCCCTTCTATGCTCTGCCTTATTAACCTCTTATGGCATATTCACGCACTCCCGCCTTGAACCTAACCTTGGCATTCAACAATTCAATATCTACTACACTGTGCCATTCACAACAGACCGTCGTCGCTTCTCTATTCCCTTAATCGTTCCTGAAGAAGCTAACTTCCTCGACCCTAACCTCCGTCTTAACTCAACCCTTGAACAACTATCTACTTCCTCTCTCGACACTACAGCAACTGACTTGACTATCCCATGTATACGCTATTACTGTCTCTTCTGCACAACCTACTTCTTTCAGTCCTGA
- the TBLA0B02970 gene encoding cytochrome b5 reductase family protein (similar to Saccharomyces cerevisiae PGA3 (YML125C) and YML087C; ancestral locus Anc_8.862), which produces MPHRKAEKPHNILDEPLHGFYIPTALFLVGITITTYMSQEYRILYCLPVFFGIVLVRIVSALTRLKSITVNGWHELELMEQTLISKNSAIYRFRMKSNVDFLDFAPGQHLAVRVKIEGKEYVRTYTPISPRHERGFFDIIVKSYPDGTVSKYFAGLVPGQTVEFQGPVGKLNYVPNSSKEIGFIAGGSGITPLLQLVNEIVTVPEDFTKIKVIYLNETENDILLREELNEMSDKYPNFQIAYVLHKPHQDWPGYTGYITKELMEKHLPAADDDNRLFMCGPKGMNDMALNFASELGWKVRSQPSHPDDQVFVF; this is translated from the coding sequence ATGCCTCACCGTAAAGCGGAAAAACCACATAATATTCTAGATGAGCCATTACATGGGTTCTATATCCCAACTGCCTTATTTTTAGTGGGTATTACTATAACTACTTATATGTCTCAAGAATATAGAATTTTGTACTGTTTGCCAGTATTTTTTGGTATTGTTTTGGTCAGAATCGTCTCAGCATTAACAAGATTAAAGTCAATTACAGTTAATGGCTGGCATGAATTGGAATTAATGGAGCAAACTTTAATTTCCAAGAATTCTGCAATCTATCGTTTCAGAATGAAATCTAATGTCGACTTTTTAGATTTTGCACCAGGTCAACATCTTGCCGTTAGGGTTAAGATCGAAGGCAAAGAATACGTCAGAACGTATACCCCAATCAGTCCAAGACACGAACGTGGCTTCTTTGATATCATTGTCAAATCATATCCAGATGGTACtgtttctaaatattttgctGGTTTGGTTCCCGGTCAAACAGTAGAATTCCAAGGTCCAGTtggtaaattaaattatgttccaaattcttcaaaagaaattggATTCATCGCCGGTGGTTCAGGTATTACTCCATTGTTACAATTGGTTAATGAAATTGTTACTGTTCCTGAagattttacaaaaatcaaagtcatttatttaaatgaaactGAAAACGACATTTTATTAAGAGAAGAGTTAAATGAAATGAGTGACAAATATCCAAACTTTCAAATTGCTTATGTCTTGCATAAACCACATCAAGATTGGCCAGGCTACACAGGTTACATCACTAAGGAACTAATGGAAAAGCATTTACCAGCAGCTGATGATGATAACAGATTGTTTATGTGTGGTCCAAAGGGTATGAATGATATGGCATTGAACTTTGCTTCTGAGTTAGGCTGGAAGGTTAGATCTCAACCTTCTCATCCTGATGATCAAGTATTTGTTTTCTAA
- the UFO1 gene encoding SCF ubiquitin ligase complex subunit UFO1 (similar to Saccharomyces cerevisiae UFO1 (YML088W); ancestral locus Anc_8.863), with product MADHTDTSTTQDSLGNTIIPPTGESNHNIKKTIKAPSIRLDLLPPEILFNIFSYLDTRDLDNLSVLSSKFHDLISDEELWKNLFKTKYDTLYFPSYSFSDKFSNEYIKRNNAIRSWKHNRTIKTKYIISPNAYNQNQIQFEKIIFNYPKCIVYNDGIITIIQLSNNLDKRKKPRITYIPCTTPQGCSKISFNSNSAIFGRFDGRIFGKLLNNKSYLQPVMEFNDRHSTDVTALANSLESIENTTNTNWSISGSKNGEIIWWNDTKLHKRLKLSNFSILKIEFWKTYTIILDEKFIYLIENMNIINSLPLSSIFLNDELDEQSHSEETLFDLQKLTFFKMDFGSMSLIMADINNIYIISMDLTNNFGYKRVIKIDSPIYEIKIDNNICNRKQNLDYVGNDDCPMAVLTMDNELFIYNIRSPTRTQIKPQVSLKFNKDVESILTCQISNLILIVAFAGYLNVYDILTGELIKVIQKTDKVPQFLSISQDKLIIASNNIIHHLQFISNNTTINKKHSNSTYRGRNNHNKWIETMNSELELFDENERLVRERFENEQPLLEQYNGSSSSLNINNVRIPNGIDDFDEDDYQLRIALMESQTLSTPDNTTNNAIPNANNNADVDEEELARAINESLRLQSGISNAREPLALTPSSIDDNEQLQRAIEESRQFQESLSFPNHDVIQARDLLSDDPEDDDDDDELRQAIEESRRINSDTTPSVSLPPNGTNSLTTLNTTATNFGSTDVRINGSDGVSRLNDIPSTPAEMSADEALQLAIALSLSEMN from the coding sequence ATGGCTGATCATACTGATACTTCAACGACCCAAGATAGTTTAGGTAATACTATTATCCCCCCGACAGGTGAATCAAatcataatattaaaaaaactatCAAAGCCCCCTCGATAAGATTAGATTTATTACCGcctgaaattttatttaatattttcagttATTTAGACACTAGAGATTTGGATAATCTATCAGTTCTATCAAGCAAATTCCATGATTTGATTagtgatgaagaattatggaagaatttatttaaaactaaATATGATACCCTATATTTCCCATCCTATTCCTTTTCAGACAAATTTAGTAACGAATATATCAAGAGAAATAATGCTATAAGATCGTGGAAACATAATAGAACCATCAAGACAAAGTATATCATATCTCCAAATGCatataatcaaaatcaaattcaatttgaaaaaatcatatttaATTACCCCAAATGTATTGTTTATAATGATGgtattattaccattattcaattatcCAATAATTTAGACAAGAGGAAAAAACCAAGAATCACTTATATTCCTTGTACTACACCTCAAGGATGTTCCAAGATTAGTTTTAATTCCAATTCTGCCATTTTTGGCAGATTCGATGGTCGTATCTTTGGTaaactattaaataataaatcttatTTACAACCAGTTATGGAATTTAATGATAGACATTCCACAGATGTAACTGCGTTGGCAAATTCTTTAGAGAGTATAGAAAATacaacaaatacaaattgGTCCATTAGTGGTTCTAAAAATGGTGAAATCATTTGGTGGAATGATACAAAACTTCATAAACgtttaaaattatcaaattttagtattttgaaaatagaattttggaaaacttatacaataatattggatgaaaaatttatttatttaattgaaaatatgaatataataaattctttaccTTTATCCTCTATTTTCTTGAATGATGAACTGGATGAGCAATCACATAGTGAAGAGacattatttgatttacaaaaattaaCCTTCTTTAAGATGGATTTTGGTTCTATGTCATTAATTATGGCagatatcaataatatttatataatttccatggatttaacaaataattttggtTATAAACGTGTTATTAAGATTGATTCTCCAAtttatgaaattaaaatcgataataatatttgtaatCGTAAACAAAATTTGGATTATGTGGGCAATGATGATTGTCCAATGGCAGTACTTACCATggataatgaattatttatatataatattcgTTCACCTACAAGAACTCAGATTAAACCACAAGTAtcattgaaatttaataaagatgTGGAGAGTATATTAACATGTcaaatttctaatttaataCTTATCGTGGCATTTGCCGGATATTTAAATGtttatgatattttaacaggtgaattaattaaagtgATCCAAAAGACTGATAAAGTACCtcaatttttatcaatttcacaagataaattaataatagcttctaataatatcattcatCACTTACAAttcatttcaaataatactacCATAAATAAAAAGCACTCTAATTCCACTTATCGTGGTAgaaataatcataataaatGGATCGAAACGATGAATTCggaattagaattatttgatgaaaatgaaagaCTTGTTAGAgaaagatttgaaaatgaacaACCGCTTTTGGAACAATATAATGGTAGTAGTAGTTctttgaatattaataatgttaGAATACCCAATGGGATCGACGATTTTGATGAGGATGATTATCAATTAAGAATAGCTTTGATGGAATCACAAACTTTAAGTACACCTGATAATACTACCAATAATGCTATTCCaaatgctaataataatgcagATGTTGATGAGGAGGAACTTGCCAGAGCCATTAATGAATCCCTAAGACTACAAAGTGGAATCAGTAATGCAAGAGAACCATTGGCGCTTACACCTTCTAGCatagatgataatgaaCAATTACAAAGAGCCATTGAAGAATCTAGACAATTTCAAGAATCTTTGTCATTTCCAAATCATGACGTTATTCAAGCCAGAGATTTGCTTTCTGATGACcctgaagatgatgatgatgatgatgaattacGCCAAGCTATAGAGGAATCTCGAAGAATAAATAGTGATACTACACCTAGTGTGTCGTTACCACCAAATGGTACCAATTCTTTGACAACATTAAATACCACAGCCACGAATTTCGGCTCTACTGATGTTCGAATTAACGGAAGTGATGGAGTATCTCGCTTGAATGACATTCCAAGTACACCTGCTGAAATGAGTGCTGATGAAGCTCTACAACTAGCAATTGCATTATCATTGAGtgaaatgaattaa